One stretch of Commensalibacter melissae DNA includes these proteins:
- the hpnH gene encoding adenosyl-hopene transferase HpnH — MAVPLMQAVRVGSYVVKQHLKRREKYPLVLMLEPLLRCNLACSGCGKIDYPAEILNQRLSVQECLDADAECGAPVVAVAGGEPLLHKEMPQIIEGLIARKRYVYLCTNGLLLEKKIDDYKPSPFFSWDIHLDGDKSMHDASVCQQGVYDRAVAAIKLAKSKGFRVSINCTLFDNADPYRVAAFFDSVMELGVDGIMTAPGYAYERAPDQEHFLNRQNTKKLFREIFRLGKGHKWRFTQSPLFLNFLAGNEQYHCTPWGKPLRTVFGWQRPCYLLGEGYAPTFEALMNETQWDQYGTGNYEKCANCMVHSGYEATAVKDAIKRPWHIAQVALTGPKVEGVMAPEIDLSQQRQAKYDYNEQVAELMKKLPKDSVKKRTAVRRVKKVAVQEA; from the coding sequence ATGGCTGTTCCTCTGATGCAGGCAGTACGAGTCGGTAGCTACGTTGTTAAACAACATCTAAAAAGACGTGAAAAATATCCACTCGTTTTGATGTTGGAGCCTTTATTACGTTGTAACTTGGCCTGTTCTGGTTGCGGAAAGATTGATTATCCTGCTGAGATATTGAATCAGCGATTGAGTGTGCAGGAATGTTTGGATGCTGATGCTGAATGTGGCGCCCCTGTCGTGGCAGTTGCAGGGGGTGAACCCTTGTTGCATAAGGAAATGCCACAGATTATTGAGGGATTGATCGCTCGTAAACGGTATGTATATCTGTGTACTAATGGATTGTTGCTTGAAAAAAAGATTGACGATTATAAACCATCTCCATTCTTTTCATGGGATATTCATTTGGATGGTGACAAGTCCATGCATGACGCTTCTGTCTGTCAGCAGGGTGTTTACGATCGTGCCGTTGCAGCAATAAAACTTGCCAAGTCTAAAGGGTTCAGGGTTTCAATCAACTGCACCCTGTTTGATAATGCCGATCCATATCGTGTAGCGGCATTTTTTGACAGTGTTATGGAGTTGGGGGTTGATGGTATTATGACTGCTCCTGGCTATGCCTATGAAAGGGCGCCAGATCAAGAACATTTCCTGAACCGTCAAAATACCAAAAAATTATTTCGTGAAATTTTCAGATTGGGAAAGGGACATAAATGGCGTTTCACGCAATCACCATTATTCCTGAATTTTCTGGCTGGAAATGAGCAATATCACTGTACTCCTTGGGGTAAGCCTTTAAGAACAGTTTTTGGATGGCAACGTCCATGCTATCTGTTGGGAGAAGGCTATGCACCGACGTTTGAAGCATTGATGAATGAAACTCAATGGGATCAGTACGGTACGGGTAATTATGAAAAATGCGCCAATTGCATGGTTCATTCCGGATATGAAGCTACCGCTGTTAAGGATGCGATCAAACGTCCATGGCATATTGCTCAGGTTGCTTTAACAGGGCCCAAGGTTGAAGGTGTGATGGCACCCGAAATAGATTTGTCACAACAGAGACAGGCAAAATATGATTATAATGAACAGGTGGCGGAATTAATGAAGAAACTGCCTAAAGATTCAGTTAAAAAACGGACAGCAGTTCGTCGTGTTAAAAAGGTGGCTGTTCAGGAAGCCTGA
- the dxs gene encoding 1-deoxy-D-xylulose-5-phosphate synthase, giving the protein MENESANHLKSIPTYGRFPLLDRVHTPTDLKNLSIEQLEQLAKELRAETIDVVSTTGGHLGASLGVVELTVALHAVFDTPNDSLIWDVGHQAYPHKILTGRREFIRTLRQPGGLSGFTKRSESIYDPFGAAHSSTSISAGLGIAVANHFKAKKDPTYDERSVIAVIGDGSISAGMAYEAMNNAAVAGPGAERLIVILNDNEMSIAPPVGSMSVYLSQLLSSRHFLGLRDLAARVASKLPESLEKKAKRAEEYARALMTGGTLFEELGFYYVGPIDGHNLQQLVPVLRNLRDAEHIGPVLLHVVTQKGHGYKPAESSGDKYHAVSKFNVITGKQNKGPPGPPSYTSVFSNELLKCAEKDDKIIAITAAMPSGTGLDKFEQKFPERYFDVGIAEQHAVTFAAGLATEGLRPFCAIYSSFLQRAYDQVMHDVVLQNLPVRFAIDRAGLVGADGATHAGTFDIAYLGCLPNIVIMAPSNEVELVHMTATAAAFDEGPIAFRYPRGPGIGLSLPAESQILPIGKGKIIQEMGEQTGDEKGGIAILSFGARLAECLKAAETLKQYGLPPTIVDARFAKPLDKGLIDQLARNHKVLITIEEGSTGGFGAFVMQHLAQNGLLDHVRFRPMVLPDYFINHNTQTAQYIEAGLDAPSIVKIALKALDVPLEI; this is encoded by the coding sequence ATGGAAAATGAATCGGCCAATCATTTAAAATCCATTCCTACTTATGGACGTTTCCCTTTATTAGACCGCGTTCATACCCCAACAGATCTCAAAAACCTTTCCATTGAACAGCTAGAACAGTTAGCCAAGGAATTACGTGCCGAAACAATTGATGTCGTTTCCACAACAGGTGGACATTTAGGAGCCTCTTTAGGTGTGGTTGAACTTACTGTTGCATTACATGCCGTTTTTGATACACCAAATGATTCACTAATATGGGATGTTGGTCATCAGGCTTATCCCCACAAAATATTAACTGGTCGTCGTGAATTTATTCGTACATTACGTCAACCTGGAGGATTATCAGGCTTTACAAAACGTTCAGAAAGTATATACGACCCTTTCGGAGCCGCCCATTCCTCAACCTCGATCTCGGCAGGATTGGGTATAGCTGTTGCAAACCATTTTAAGGCCAAAAAAGATCCAACATATGATGAACGCAGTGTTATAGCAGTAATCGGTGACGGATCCATTTCAGCTGGTATGGCCTATGAGGCCATGAATAATGCTGCCGTTGCTGGGCCAGGTGCAGAACGATTAATTGTTATCCTGAACGATAATGAAATGTCCATTGCCCCACCTGTCGGTTCAATGTCCGTTTATCTATCGCAGCTTCTCTCATCACGTCATTTCTTGGGGCTAAGAGATCTTGCCGCCAGAGTCGCCAGCAAATTACCCGAGAGTCTTGAAAAAAAAGCAAAACGGGCCGAAGAATATGCCCGCGCTTTAATGACGGGCGGGACATTGTTTGAGGAACTAGGTTTCTATTATGTGGGACCAATTGATGGACATAATTTACAACAACTGGTTCCTGTCTTAAGAAATCTGCGCGATGCCGAACATATCGGTCCAGTGCTTTTACATGTCGTAACCCAAAAGGGACATGGATATAAACCAGCTGAATCTTCAGGCGATAAATATCATGCTGTCTCCAAATTCAATGTCATAACAGGAAAACAGAATAAAGGACCGCCCGGACCACCATCGTATACCTCGGTTTTCAGTAATGAACTACTGAAATGCGCTGAAAAAGATGACAAAATTATTGCCATAACCGCTGCGATGCCATCTGGTACAGGATTAGACAAATTTGAACAGAAATTTCCCGAACGCTATTTTGACGTCGGCATTGCTGAACAACATGCGGTTACATTTGCTGCAGGTCTGGCAACCGAGGGGTTAAGACCTTTCTGTGCTATATATTCCTCTTTTCTGCAACGTGCCTATGATCAAGTCATGCATGACGTTGTCCTGCAGAATTTACCTGTTCGTTTCGCCATTGATCGCGCTGGACTGGTTGGGGCTGATGGGGCAACCCACGCTGGTACCTTCGATATTGCATATTTGGGGTGTCTACCAAATATTGTTATCATGGCTCCCAGCAATGAAGTTGAATTAGTTCATATGACAGCAACCGCCGCAGCTTTTGATGAAGGTCCAATCGCCTTCAGATATCCGCGTGGCCCTGGTATTGGTCTTTCTTTACCGGCAGAAAGCCAAATTCTTCCAATTGGTAAAGGAAAAATCATTCAGGAAATGGGAGAGCAGACTGGTGATGAAAAGGGGGGAATTGCCATCTTGTCTTTCGGAGCCCGTTTGGCAGAATGTTTAAAAGCTGCCGAAACCCTTAAACAATATGGATTGCCCCCTACAATTGTCGACGCTCGTTTTGCTAAGCCTCTCGACAAAGGATTAATTGATCAGCTGGCTAGAAACCATAAGGTTCTTATCACTATTGAGGAGGGATCAACAGGCGGATTTGGGGCATTTGTCATGCAACATCTTGCCCAGAACGGTCTTTTAGATCATGTAAGGTTCAGGCCCATGGTTCTACCTGATTATTTCATTAACCATAATACCCAAACCGCGCAATATATTGAGGCAGGTTTAGATGCTCCATCTATTGTCAAAATCGCTTTAAAAGCTTTAGATGTACCTTTGGAAATTTAA
- a CDS encoding MlaC/ttg2D family ABC transporter substrate-binding protein, whose protein sequence is MKFHRYILLCSVTAFIGFNSPIAIHANDTAVRPVSVTGSDTENSIKTPVVNLYRILSQLQQSKQAPAEKGMTALRKVLNDSYDFSSILSSTVGYRYDSYSEAEKEQLLQAFTNYTVARYYSSFAKEKGTGFKILPNVKNATTNDDKIIKTRVGDANDMGSATEINYLLRKTPQGWKIVDVLLNGHISQIAIQHGDFSSTLAKGGSQGLIEMLNKKTQSFMSKNNS, encoded by the coding sequence ATGAAATTTCATCGTTATATCCTGTTATGCAGTGTTACAGCCTTTATAGGCTTTAATTCTCCAATCGCAATTCATGCAAATGATACTGCCGTCCGTCCTGTTTCTGTAACCGGATCTGATACAGAAAATTCCATTAAAACACCTGTTGTCAATCTGTATCGCATCCTAAGCCAACTTCAACAGTCCAAGCAAGCCCCTGCTGAAAAAGGTATGACCGCTCTTAGAAAAGTTTTAAATGATTCCTATGATTTCTCTTCAATTTTAAGCAGTACAGTTGGTTATCGCTACGATTCATATTCCGAAGCTGAAAAAGAGCAGCTTTTGCAAGCTTTCACTAATTATACAGTTGCACGGTATTATTCCAGTTTTGCCAAAGAAAAAGGTACGGGATTTAAAATTTTACCAAATGTTAAAAATGCAACGACAAACGATGATAAAATTATTAAAACCAGGGTTGGAGACGCAAATGATATGGGATCAGCAACAGAAATCAACTATCTGTTGCGTAAAACCCCACAAGGATGGAAAATTGTCGATGTGTTGCTGAATGGTCATATCAGTCAAATAGCCATTCAACATGGTGACTTTAGTTCGACCTTGGCAAAAGGTGGCAGTCAAGGATTGATTGAAATGTTAAACAAGAAAACACAATCCTTCATGTCAAAAAACAACTCCTAA
- the hpnI gene encoding bacteriohopanetetrol glucosamine biosynthesis glycosyltransferase HpnI: MFWSLQTKIKLTRILSICTLLGCIQSGISCLLIYFFKKKIKNQKKYTAPSSLPPVTILKPLANTEPLLYEALQSFCEQDYPDFQLIFGVQDKKDPAIEIVHHLQNQYPNRNIKLVINPKIHGVNRKVSNLINMFAYAIHDCLLISDSDIHTPHQNYLRETIPLLDNDNVGLITSLYSGLPYESSIVQMLASAHINYNFMPGVILSRYLGRQDCFGACVAIKRSILMKIGGLKALLPYIADDAKLGELIRKQNLEVVLSPSIVKTTVSENTFQALYKHELRWNRTVFTVEPLGFTCSFIQLPLFWISLAVLLNPLKKKSWINFLSCWIFQSICCLVINKKIKLDLKLIPFLLPLRDWISASIMMRSIFKEDIEWRGQKMTFKKNQGSNS, encoded by the coding sequence ATGTTTTGGTCCTTACAAACGAAAATTAAATTAACACGAATTTTATCCATTTGTACATTACTGGGGTGCATTCAATCTGGAATCAGCTGTCTGCTTATCTATTTCTTTAAAAAAAAAATCAAAAACCAAAAAAAATATACAGCCCCCTCTTCCCTTCCCCCAGTAACAATCTTAAAGCCTTTGGCTAATACAGAACCCCTCCTTTATGAGGCTTTACAAAGTTTCTGCGAACAGGATTATCCAGATTTTCAATTAATTTTTGGCGTTCAAGATAAAAAAGACCCTGCAATTGAAATTGTTCATCATCTACAGAATCAATATCCCAATCGCAATATTAAACTGGTTATCAATCCAAAAATTCATGGGGTAAACCGCAAAGTATCAAATTTAATAAACATGTTTGCCTACGCAATCCATGACTGTCTACTTATTTCAGATTCCGATATTCACACACCGCATCAGAATTATTTAAGAGAAACCATTCCCTTATTGGATAATGACAATGTTGGACTGATAACCTCTTTATATAGTGGATTACCTTATGAATCCTCTATTGTCCAAATGCTGGCCAGTGCTCATATCAATTATAACTTTATGCCGGGCGTGATACTTTCACGCTATCTGGGCCGTCAGGATTGTTTTGGTGCCTGTGTTGCAATCAAACGGTCCATACTTATGAAAATTGGCGGATTAAAAGCTCTGTTACCCTATATTGCAGATGATGCAAAACTTGGAGAGCTTATCAGAAAACAAAATTTAGAGGTTGTTCTTTCACCTTCCATCGTTAAGACAACTGTTTCTGAAAATACTTTTCAAGCTTTATATAAACATGAGTTGCGCTGGAATCGTACCGTTTTTACAGTGGAACCCCTTGGTTTTACATGCTCTTTCATCCAGCTTCCCCTATTCTGGATTTCTCTTGCTGTTTTACTAAACCCTTTGAAAAAAAAATCATGGATTAATTTTTTAAGCTGCTGGATTTTTCAATCTATTTGTTGTTTAGTGATCAATAAAAAGATTAAACTTGACCTTAAGTTAATTCCTTTCCTGTTACCCCTAAGGGACTGGATCTCGGCTTCTATTATGATGAGAAGTATTTTCAAAGAAGATATTGAATGGCGTGGACAAAAAATGACTTTTAAAAAAAACCAAGGTTCCAATAGTTAA
- the hpnJ gene encoding hopanoid biosynthesis associated radical SAM protein HpnJ: MMKTLFLQPPSFEGFDGGAGSRYQAKREIKSFWYPTWLAQPAALIPNSRLIDAPPARMTMEPILADVKNRDLVIMHTSTPSFSSDVKVAKMLKDANPSLKIGMVGAKVAVQPQESLEKSDVIDFVARNEFDFTLKEVAEGRDFKDIDGISWRDANGKIVHNKNRAIIENMDSLPFVTEVYKRDLHIEDYFIGYLKHPYLSLYTGRGCKSRCTFCLWPQTVGGHRYRTRSPEHVAAEIRLAQQYFPQVKEFFFDDDTFTDDLPRAEAIARELGKLGVTWSCNAKANVPRSTLKVLKDNGLRLLLVGYESGNQQILHNIKKGMRIEVAREFTKNCHELGIKIHGTFILGLPGETKETIQETIKFATEINPHTLQVSLAAPYPGTFLHQQALENGWLDENNAELIDEHGVQIAPLHYPHLSHTEIFDSVETFYKKFYFRAPKIASIVGEMITSPQMMKRRLREGVEFFQFLRDRHTS; the protein is encoded by the coding sequence ATGATGAAGACTCTGTTTCTACAACCCCCCTCCTTTGAAGGTTTTGATGGAGGTGCAGGTTCCCGCTACCAAGCCAAGCGCGAAATTAAATCATTCTGGTATCCAACTTGGTTGGCCCAACCGGCAGCCCTTATCCCGAACAGTCGCCTGATTGATGCGCCCCCTGCAAGAATGACGATGGAACCCATTCTTGCTGATGTTAAAAACCGTGATCTGGTAATCATGCATACTTCTACCCCATCCTTTTCATCGGATGTCAAGGTTGCAAAAATGCTCAAGGATGCAAATCCTTCCCTCAAAATTGGCATGGTCGGTGCGAAGGTTGCTGTTCAACCCCAGGAAAGTCTCGAAAAGAGCGATGTTATTGATTTTGTAGCCCGGAATGAATTTGACTTTACATTGAAAGAAGTCGCAGAAGGTCGCGATTTCAAAGATATTGACGGCATATCCTGGCGGGATGCAAATGGCAAAATTGTTCATAATAAAAACAGGGCAATAATTGAAAATATGGATTCCTTGCCTTTTGTTACCGAAGTTTACAAAAGGGATCTTCATATTGAAGATTATTTCATTGGATATTTAAAACATCCATATCTTTCCCTATATACTGGCCGTGGATGTAAATCACGCTGCACGTTCTGCCTGTGGCCACAAACAGTAGGTGGACATCGTTATCGTACACGAAGTCCAGAACATGTCGCGGCAGAAATTCGTTTGGCTCAACAATATTTTCCACAAGTTAAAGAATTTTTCTTTGATGATGATACATTTACAGATGATCTTCCTCGTGCGGAGGCAATCGCTCGTGAATTGGGAAAATTAGGGGTGACCTGGTCCTGTAACGCCAAGGCGAATGTTCCCCGTAGCACCTTGAAAGTGTTAAAGGATAATGGGTTGCGCCTATTGCTGGTTGGTTATGAAAGCGGAAATCAGCAAATCCTGCATAACATTAAAAAGGGAATGCGAATCGAGGTTGCACGTGAATTCACAAAAAACTGTCATGAACTTGGAATTAAAATCCACGGCACCTTTATTCTCGGTTTACCAGGAGAGACCAAGGAAACAATCCAGGAAACAATCAAATTCGCCACTGAAATCAACCCTCATACTTTACAGGTTTCCCTAGCCGCTCCATATCCAGGAACATTTCTGCATCAACAGGCACTTGAAAATGGATGGCTAGATGAAAATAATGCGGAATTGATTGATGAACATGGCGTTCAGATCGCCCCTTTGCATTATCCTCATTTATCTCATACGGAAATTTTTGATAGCGTTGAAACATTTTACAAGAAATTTTACTTTCGCGCTCCCAAAATAGCATCTATTGTAGGAGAGATGATCACCAGCCCACAAATGATGAAACGTCGCTTACGCGAAGGCGTCGAATTTTTCCAATTTCTCCGAGATCGCCATACATCATAA
- the hpnK gene encoding hopanoid biosynthesis-associated protein HpnK — protein MTRKILISADDFGLSVEVNEAIEIAHRQGVLSTANLMIAGDAAEDAIIRAKRMPNLQVGLHVVVIEGKSILPKSEIPLLVDENRLFPSQQLKMGINYFFNQHIRRQLEKEIRAQFETFRKTGLALDHIDVHKHMHLHPTIAQLIIKISHDYRLQRIRLPKEPVKTLRSIDQTTNLDNTNNLLVYYWCKLLEEQIKKAGMKSFDWCFGLSWCGHMTFDRIQKLIPSLPQGNSELFFHPATTKTGLYNQLMPQYEPEKELETLCHPDFPKLLQEHGIHPITWKNI, from the coding sequence GTGACAAGAAAAATTCTTATTTCAGCAGATGATTTCGGTTTATCTGTCGAGGTCAATGAGGCAATTGAAATTGCACATCGGCAAGGGGTTCTGAGTACCGCGAATCTTATGATTGCAGGCGATGCAGCTGAGGATGCAATCATAAGAGCCAAAAGAATGCCAAATTTGCAGGTTGGATTGCATGTTGTTGTCATTGAGGGAAAATCAATTTTGCCAAAAAGTGAAATTCCACTTCTTGTCGATGAAAATCGTCTTTTCCCCTCACAACAACTTAAAATGGGAATCAACTACTTTTTCAATCAACACATCCGTAGACAACTGGAAAAGGAAATCAGGGCTCAATTCGAAACCTTTAGAAAAACAGGACTGGCTCTTGATCATATCGATGTGCATAAACATATGCATCTTCACCCAACCATTGCTCAGCTTATTATAAAAATCAGTCATGATTATCGGTTGCAACGAATAAGACTTCCCAAAGAACCCGTTAAGACTCTCAGATCCATTGATCAGACAACCAATCTAGATAATACAAATAACTTGCTGGTTTATTATTGGTGCAAACTTCTTGAAGAACAGATCAAAAAAGCCGGGATGAAATCTTTTGATTGGTGCTTTGGCTTATCCTGGTGTGGGCATATGACATTTGACCGTATCCAGAAATTAATCCCGTCCCTACCACAAGGTAATTCTGAATTGTTTTTCCATCCTGCAACCACAAAAACGGGATTATATAATCAACTTATGCCTCAATATGAACCTGAAAAGGAGCTGGAGACCCTCTGTCACCCAGACTTCCCCAAGCTGCTTCAGGAACATGGCATTCATCCAATTACTTGGAAAAACATTTAA
- the trxA gene encoding thioredoxin TrxA has translation MSEFTKKVTDQSFEQDVLKSDQIVLVDFWAEWCGPCKMIAPVLEELAKEMQGKLVVAKVNVEENPEVPTNYGVRGIPTLILFKDGQPLSTKVGALPKEKLKGWIETAIR, from the coding sequence ATGAGCGAATTTACTAAAAAAGTAACAGATCAAAGTTTTGAACAGGATGTATTGAAATCCGATCAAATCGTCCTGGTTGATTTTTGGGCGGAATGGTGCGGACCTTGCAAAATGATTGCTCCAGTTTTGGAAGAATTAGCAAAAGAAATGCAAGGTAAATTAGTTGTTGCCAAGGTTAATGTCGAGGAAAACCCTGAGGTGCCAACAAATTATGGAGTTAGGGGAATTCCAACCCTTATCTTGTTCAAAGATGGACAGCCTTTATCAACCAAGGTAGGAGCCTTACCAAAGGAAAAATTGAAAGGCTGGATTGAAACAGCTATCCGTTGA